In the genome of Blastocatellia bacterium, one region contains:
- a CDS encoding UBP-type zinc finger domain-containing protein, which yields MAVKKTTECPHLAATSEAALNVANTNCAECGATAPTRVCMTCGHVGCCESSQGHARAHALAAHHPLIRELPARQGSFTWCYDCNAYLQ from the coding sequence ATGGCGGTAAAGAAAACGACAGAATGCCCGCACCTTGCGGCGACCAGTGAAGCAGCGTTGAACGTCGCCAACACGAACTGCGCCGAATGCGGCGCTACGGCGCCAACGCGCGTCTGCATGACGTGCGGCCATGTGGGCTGCTGCGAGTCGTCGCAAGGCCATGCCCGCGCCCATGCGCTCGCCGCGCACCACCCGCTCATCCGCGAGCTTCCCGCCCGCCAGGGCTCGTTCACCTGGTGCTACGACTGCAACGCCTACCTGCAATAA
- the folD gene encoding bifunctional methylenetetrahydrofolate dehydrogenase/methenyltetrahydrofolate cyclohydrolase FolD, producing the protein MTAKILDGARVATAIKEAVAAEVTELAARGLRPGLAAVLVGNDTASQIYVSSKVKTCEQLGLYSEKIEMPETTTTAEMLALINDLNRREEIDGILIQLPLPRQVDSTAVLDSVDAAKDADGIHPVSLGRLMLNEPGLRPCTPAGIMEMLDHYEVEMKGKRAVVMGRSRIVGLPMSLLLLHRHATVTVCHSRTENLPAVAREADILIAAIGRMGMVDAGYVKPGAVVVDVGMNRVTRREDLERFYGDDARRRAAFDKNGSTLIGDVNPREVSEVAGWLTPVPGGVGPLTIAMLMKNTLTAMKRRRMA; encoded by the coding sequence ATGACAGCGAAGATTCTCGACGGCGCGCGCGTTGCCACGGCGATTAAAGAAGCGGTCGCGGCAGAAGTCACGGAGCTGGCGGCGCGCGGCCTGCGCCCCGGCCTGGCCGCCGTGCTGGTTGGCAACGACACCGCGTCGCAGATTTATGTCTCCAGCAAAGTCAAAACCTGTGAACAACTCGGCCTCTACTCCGAAAAGATCGAGATGCCTGAAACGACGACGACCGCCGAGATGCTGGCGCTGATTAACGACTTGAACCGGCGCGAAGAGATTGACGGAATCCTCATTCAACTGCCGCTGCCTCGCCAGGTGGATTCGACCGCCGTGCTCGACTCGGTTGACGCGGCGAAAGACGCGGACGGGATTCACCCGGTGAGCCTCGGGCGGCTGATGTTGAACGAGCCGGGGCTGAGACCATGCACGCCCGCGGGCATCATGGAGATGCTCGATCATTACGAGGTCGAGATGAAGGGCAAGCGCGCCGTCGTCATGGGCCGCAGCCGCATCGTCGGCCTGCCGATGTCACTGCTGCTGCTGCACCGCCACGCGACGGTGACGGTCTGCCATTCGCGCACTGAAAACCTGCCGGCAGTGGCGCGCGAAGCGGACATCTTGATTGCCGCCATAGGCCGCATGGGAATGGTGGATGCCGGCTACGTCAAACCGGGCGCGGTCGTCGTTGATGTCGGCATGAATCGCGTGACGAGGCGCGAAGACCTGGAGCGGTTTTATGGCGACGACGCCAGACGGCGCGCGGCCTTTGACAAGAACGGCTCGACCTTGATCGGCGACGTCAACCCGCGCGAGGTTTCCGAAGTCGCCGGCTGGCTGACGCCTGTGCCCGGCGGCGTCGGCCCGCTGACCATCGCCATGCTGATGAAGAACACGCTGACGGCGATGAAGCGGCGGCGAATGGCTTGA
- a CDS encoding sialidase family protein yields MNRKAVFVIFFAILLVLASAGVAPRRTSAQSPMFFGATRFPSLQIDGNDHLYLAMSVATAPASEHRPHSQIFFTQSKDGGTTWDNLPQTRNLSNSRGEAFGPSLVVSKDGPLRVYIAYHDESTGTYEAYLLRTKKKTKFRKPQILTEGDGGGFSPRLAMDASGNLNLVYGDTTGGVRHVRFMRSTDQGETFSAPLTLSGDSNGAFEPEVAMTQGDAINVAWEDAGAGASVILFSRSTDNGVTFSAPKKVSRGDGNATEAHITADGTGRLSVVWVQAVGDAKHAFYSRSTDNGQTFSEPLQLTTGPGASISKPLALAYNNVVYVSYQNEAPNHMQVYLAKSEDAGVTFADAVQVSNADNRCGRAHSASMAVDSEGTLHIVWIDASHVQGCNDEGLLFYSRSSNGRRFSSEQLILAAI; encoded by the coding sequence ATGAACAGGAAAGCGGTATTCGTAATTTTCTTCGCCATCCTTTTGGTGCTGGCGTCTGCCGGCGTCGCGCCGCGGCGGACGAGCGCGCAGTCGCCGATGTTCTTCGGCGCGACGCGCTTCCCGTCCCTACAGATTGACGGCAACGATCATCTCTACCTGGCCATGTCTGTAGCGACGGCGCCGGCCAGCGAGCATCGCCCGCACAGCCAGATATTCTTCACGCAATCGAAAGACGGCGGCACCACTTGGGACAACCTGCCGCAGACGCGCAACCTGTCCAACTCGCGCGGCGAAGCCTTCGGCCCGTCGCTGGTGGTCTCTAAAGATGGGCCGCTGCGCGTCTACATCGCCTATCACGACGAATCGACCGGCACCTATGAAGCCTACTTGCTGCGCACCAAGAAGAAGACCAAGTTTCGCAAGCCGCAGATTCTAACAGAGGGCGATGGCGGCGGTTTCTCGCCGCGTCTGGCGATGGACGCAAGCGGCAACCTGAACCTCGTCTATGGCGACACGACCGGCGGCGTCAGGCATGTCCGCTTCATGCGCTCGACCGATCAGGGCGAGACTTTTTCCGCGCCGCTGACGCTCTCCGGCGATTCGAATGGCGCCTTCGAGCCTGAAGTCGCGATGACACAGGGCGACGCCATCAACGTCGCCTGGGAAGACGCGGGCGCCGGCGCGAGCGTCATTCTGTTTTCGCGCTCGACCGACAATGGCGTGACCTTTTCGGCTCCCAAAAAAGTTTCCCGCGGCGACGGCAATGCCACCGAAGCGCACATCACGGCGGACGGCACAGGCCGGTTGAGCGTCGTCTGGGTGCAGGCGGTCGGCGACGCCAAGCACGCCTTCTATTCGCGCTCGACGGATAACGGCCAGACGTTTTCCGAGCCGTTACAGTTGACCACGGGGCCCGGCGCTTCGATCAGCAAGCCGCTGGCGCTGGCCTATAACAACGTCGTCTATGTCTCTTATCAAAACGAAGCGCCGAACCATATGCAGGTTTACCTGGCGAAGTCTGAAGACGCCGGCGTGACGTTCGCGGACGCGGTTCAGGTCTCGAACGCCGACAACCGCTGCGGGCGCGCTCACAGCGCCTCGATGGCGGTTGACAGCGAGGGCACGCTGCACATCGTCTGGATTGATGCCTCGCACGTTCAGGGCTGTAACGATGAAGGCTTGTTGTTCTACAGCCGCTCGTCGAACGGTCGCCGGTTCTCTAGCGAGCAACTGATCCTCGCAGCGATTTGA
- a CDS encoding sigma-70 family RNA polymerase sigma factor, whose translation MTGTRHNAAEVPSSGPDFAALIRQIAGGDQQALSALYDGTSKLVFGLVLRILGDRSVAEEVLFDVYTQVWRQAARYDPARGGPLGWITTIARSRAIDRLRSDKPLQQEDELSDTTASRETSAISPETSAALAEMREIVRGALDLLSAEQREIIELAYYSGMTQTEIAAHLQLPLGTVKTRTRLAMMKLREALRPIMEKPL comes from the coding sequence TTGACCGGAACTCGCCACAACGCCGCCGAAGTGCCTTCGTCGGGGCCGGACTTTGCGGCGCTCATCCGCCAGATTGCCGGCGGCGATCAGCAGGCGCTCTCGGCGCTCTACGACGGCACCAGTAAGCTGGTCTTCGGTCTCGTCCTGCGCATCCTCGGCGACCGCAGCGTTGCCGAAGAGGTGCTGTTTGATGTCTACACGCAGGTCTGGCGACAGGCCGCGCGTTATGACCCGGCGCGCGGCGGGCCGCTGGGTTGGATCACCACCATCGCCCGCAGCCGCGCCATTGACCGTCTGCGTTCGGATAAGCCGCTGCAACAGGAAGACGAGCTGAGCGACACGACCGCCAGCCGCGAAACCAGCGCCATCAGCCCCGAAACCAGTGCCGCGCTCGCCGAGATGCGCGAGATCGTTCGCGGCGCGCTCGACCTGCTGTCAGCAGAACAACGCGAGATCATCGAGCTGGCGTATTACTCAGGAATGACGCAGACAGAGATCGCCGCGCATCTCCAGCTACCGCTCGGCACCGTCAAGACGCGCACACGCCTGGCCATGATGAAACTGCGCGAGGCTCTGAGGCCGATCATGGAGAAACCGCTATGA
- a CDS encoding PilT/PilU family type 4a pilus ATPase has protein sequence MSFFDLTPILEKMLAAAENISDLNFSVGRPPQVEINGKLTPVEIKGLRSLAAYHTEIIAMALLEGNTDAARRLIQTGSTDISYAIPGKVRFRVNIFKQRGSVCIVMRVIPTSVPTVESLGLPTALSDISHLKNGIVLLTGPTGSGKSSTLAAIIDKINQEYSYHIVTIEDPIEFLHSHKKSTINQRELGTDTPSFALGLRAALRQAPKVILVGEMRDMETTEIALEASETGHLVLSTLHTTDASKTVNRIIGIYPKSEEHVIRTRLANSFRYIVSQRLLPRADGSGRIAAVEMLKGTPRTREYIEQGETEGKTLLEAMNDGELEGMQHFDQVIERMIRNGTVTQEDGLAFATNPSNLLLRLSGLGTSDDMLSRREERNYVPRSAESFARQRMANLVER, from the coding sequence ATGAGTTTCTTCGACCTCACGCCGATCCTCGAAAAAATGCTCGCGGCGGCGGAAAACATCTCCGACTTGAACTTCTCCGTAGGCCGCCCGCCGCAGGTCGAAATTAACGGCAAGCTTACGCCCGTCGAGATCAAAGGGCTGCGCAGCCTGGCGGCTTATCACACAGAGATCATTGCCATGGCGTTGCTCGAAGGCAACACCGACGCCGCGCGCCGATTGATCCAGACCGGCTCGACCGATATCAGTTACGCCATACCGGGCAAGGTGCGGTTCCGCGTCAATATCTTTAAGCAGCGCGGCTCGGTCTGCATCGTCATGCGGGTTATTCCGACGAGTGTGCCGACAGTTGAAAGCCTCGGCCTGCCAACCGCGCTCAGCGATATTTCACACTTGAAGAACGGCATCGTGCTGCTGACCGGGCCAACAGGGTCGGGCAAATCTTCGACGCTCGCCGCGATCATCGATAAGATCAACCAGGAATACAGCTATCATATCGTCACTATCGAAGACCCGATTGAGTTTTTGCATTCACACAAGAAATCAACGATCAACCAGCGCGAGCTGGGCACCGACACGCCGTCGTTTGCGCTCGGATTGCGCGCCGCGCTCAGGCAAGCGCCAAAGGTCATCCTGGTCGGCGAGATGCGCGACATGGAGACCACCGAGATCGCCCTCGAAGCGTCCGAGACCGGCCACCTGGTGTTATCCACCTTACACACGACCGATGCCTCGAAGACCGTCAACCGCATCATCGGCATCTACCCGAAGAGCGAAGAGCATGTCATCCGCACGCGGTTGGCGAATTCGTTCCGCTACATCGTCTCGCAGCGCCTGCTGCCGCGCGCCGATGGCAGCGGGCGGATTGCGGCAGTCGAGATGTTGAAAGGGACGCCGCGCACCCGCGAGTACATCGAGCAGGGCGAGACCGAAGGCAAGACTCTGCTTGAGGCCATGAACGATGGCGAGCTTGAAGGCATGCAGCACTTCGATCAGGTGATCGAGCGCATGATCCGCAATGGCACGGTGACTCAAGAGGACGGCCTGGCGTTTGCGACCAATCCCTCGAACCTGCTGCTGCGATTGTCGGGACTTGGCACCAGCGACGACATGCTCAGCCGGCGCGAGGAGCGCAACTACGTGCCGCGCTCGGCGGAATCTTTCGCCCGCCAGCGCATGGCCAACCTGGTGGAAAGGTAA
- a CDS encoding cupin domain-containing protein: MSTCAAAQMKEHALLYALGTLTQNEARAFEDHLADGCNDCETELRASEQVAHGLAYDAAEVAPPAPVFERLMNFVSEAPQLAPVAPGAPVQLTTVYKDEGQWFESSPGVLVKRLFNNPETGTFTSLVKMLPGSTGTLHRHPGVEECIILEGDFHVAGSRLGPGDYHIAGAGSIHDKPYSIGGALLVIIGPPYERL, translated from the coding sequence ATGAGCACTTGCGCCGCCGCCCAGATGAAAGAGCATGCGCTGCTCTACGCGCTCGGCACCCTGACGCAGAACGAAGCGCGCGCCTTTGAGGATCATCTCGCCGATGGCTGCAATGATTGCGAAACCGAATTGCGCGCCTCGGAGCAAGTGGCTCACGGTCTCGCTTACGATGCGGCAGAGGTCGCGCCGCCGGCGCCAGTCTTTGAGCGGTTGATGAATTTCGTCAGCGAAGCGCCGCAACTCGCGCCGGTCGCGCCCGGTGCGCCCGTTCAGTTGACGACCGTGTATAAAGACGAGGGCCAGTGGTTTGAATCATCGCCCGGCGTTCTAGTGAAGCGGCTGTTTAATAATCCCGAAACCGGCACGTTTACTTCGCTGGTCAAGATGTTGCCGGGCAGCACCGGCACACTGCACCGCCATCCCGGCGTCGAAGAGTGCATCATCCTCGAAGGCGATTTTCATGTCGCCGGCAGCCGCCTGGGGCCGGGCGATTATCACATCGCCGGCGCCGGCAGCATTCACGACAAACCTTACAGCATCGGCGGCGCGTTGCTCGTCATCATCGGCCCGCCCTACGAGCGGCTCTAG
- a CDS encoding DUF5522 domain-containing protein, whose amino-acid sequence MSHRSTSDEGQPARLVEGEDYYVEAGLMVFTALYHLKRGYCCNSGCRHCPYKDSTAGCIEE is encoded by the coding sequence ATGAGCCACCGCAGCACATCGGACGAAGGCCAGCCGGCGCGGCTAGTCGAAGGCGAGGATTATTACGTCGAAGCCGGGCTGATGGTCTTCACCGCGCTCTACCATCTGAAGCGCGGCTATTGCTGCAACTCCGGCTGCCGTCACTGCCCTTACAAAGACTCGACCGCCGGCTGCATTGAAGAGTGA
- the lpxA gene encoding acyl-ACP--UDP-N-acetylglucosamine O-acyltransferase produces the protein MKIHPTAIIHDGAQLGADVTVGPYAIIESDTTIGAGTEIRAHACVKRFTTLGRDNVIYEGAIIGGEPQDLSFTGCESHVRVGDRCAIREGVTIHRGTQPGSATVIGSDCYLMAYAHVAHNCRLGERVILANNVALAGHLEISDRVFISGGVVVHQFCRLGRLAMIGGNAKIVQDCLPFVTTDGVPGRACGLNVVGLRRAGFTASELRALKEAYRLLLRAGLPLDAALQQLGQMNDANVNELIQFVRGSKRGFCHE, from the coding sequence ATGAAGATTCACCCGACAGCGATCATCCACGACGGCGCGCAACTCGGCGCTGATGTCACAGTCGGTCCCTACGCCATTATCGAAAGCGACACGACGATTGGCGCCGGCACAGAGATTCGCGCTCACGCCTGCGTAAAGCGCTTCACGACGCTTGGCCGCGACAATGTGATTTATGAGGGCGCCATCATCGGCGGCGAGCCGCAAGACCTCTCCTTCACGGGCTGCGAAAGCCATGTGCGCGTCGGCGACCGCTGTGCGATACGCGAAGGCGTGACGATTCATCGCGGCACGCAGCCGGGGTCGGCGACGGTGATCGGCTCGGATTGCTACCTGATGGCTTACGCGCACGTTGCGCACAATTGCCGCCTGGGCGAGCGCGTCATCCTCGCCAACAATGTCGCGCTCGCCGGTCACCTGGAGATCAGCGACCGGGTCTTCATTTCAGGCGGTGTCGTCGTGCATCAATTCTGCCGGCTGGGGCGGCTGGCGATGATTGGCGGCAACGCGAAGATCGTTCAGGACTGCCTGCCGTTTGTGACCACGGATGGCGTGCCGGGGCGGGCCTGCGGGTTGAACGTCGTTGGATTGCGCCGCGCCGGCTTCACGGCAAGCGAGCTGCGGGCGCTCAAGGAAGCGTATCGCTTGCTGCTGCGCGCCGGCTTGCCGCTCGACGCAGCCTTGCAGCAGTTGGGTCAGATGAACGACGCCAACGTCAATGAGCTGATTCAGTTCGTGCGCGGCTCAAAGCGCGGGTTTTGTCATGAATGA